The following are from one region of the Lytechinus variegatus isolate NC3 chromosome 4, Lvar_3.0, whole genome shotgun sequence genome:
- the LOC121412790 gene encoding protein D2-like — translation MDKFREYKIVPDIIDDRPVEVLSVQWKRTRTKCYPGDTLTPTQVHTIPVIDWRARHECLHTIVFVHLGPVGEPVDEELHWLVFNVPGENMVKGQVHAEYLESGPAEGTGFHRYVYLVYRQESKIDPFSKFPYKPRRLDGRKPWNTREFAKKCNLGEPIAGNFYLAEFDESVPGFIQEITGSTGHFLDDSD, via the exons ATGGATAAGTTTCGGGAGTACAAGATCGTGCCTGATATCATTGACGATCGGCCAGTGGAAGTGTTGTCGGTGCAATGGAAAAGAACTCGCACAAAGTGTTACCCGGGTGATACTCTGACCCCGACTCAG GTCCACACCATACCCGTCATCGATTGGCGTGCCCGCCACGAATGCCTCCACACAATCGTGTTCGTCCACCTCGGACCCGTGGGTGAGCCGGTCGACGAGGAGCTGCATTGGCTGGTCTTCAACGTCCCCGGAGAAAACATGGTCAAGGGCCAGGTCCATGCCGAGTACCTTGAATCGGGCCCGGCGGAAGGAacgg GATTTCATCGCTATGTTTACCTGGTGTACCGTCAAGAAAGTAAGATCGACCCGTTTTCCAAGTTTCCCTACAAGCCCCGGCGACTCGACGGCCGAAAGCCTTGGAACACCCGTGAATTCGCCAAGAAGTGTAACCTCGGTGAACCGATAGCGGGAAACTTCTACCTTGCCGAGTTCGATGAATCGGTTCCCGGGTTCATCCAGGAGATCACTGGCAGCACGGGCCACTTCTTAGACGATTCAGACTGA